A part of Gouania willdenowi chromosome 2, fGouWil2.1, whole genome shotgun sequence genomic DNA contains:
- the LOC114478076 gene encoding semaphorin-5B-like isoform X2, with protein MVSKKGELYAATVIDFSGRDPVIYRSLGNMPPLRSAQYNSKWLNEPHFVSVYEIGHFTYFFLRETAVENDCGKMVFSRVARVCKNDMGGRFLLEDTWTTFMKARLNCSRSGEIPFYYSELQSTFHLPEQDLIYGIFTTNVNSIPASAVCAFNLSAITQAFNGAFRYQENPRTAWLSTPNPIPNFQCGTLEEDGPGGNLTERSLQDAQRLFLMNDVVQPVTINPLHTQDNLRFSKLVVDIVQGRDTLYHVMYIGTEYGTILKALSTTNKSLHGCYLEELRILPEGQLGPIKSLQILNSDRSLFVGLEDRLVKIPLERCSSYPNQWDCLEARDPYCGWDLKLKRCTTIEESTNMNLWIQNITQCPVRNLTQDGGFSPWSPWQPCNHNDGAISSCVCRSRSCDGPVARCGGVECKGPTIQVANCSRNGGWTPWSSWGQCSSSCSIGFEVRQRSCNNPAPRHGGRVCVGQGQEERLCNEKKPCPVPVLWTTWSPWAHCSAECGGGVHSRTRICENGNSCPGCATEFKACNLEACPEVRRNTPWTPWMPVNISHDGSRQEQRFRYTCRALLPDPQQLQLGKKKLESRFCPNDGSDACQTGFEDLVKLSGRTLSLPQGARWGSWETWSGCSQPCSKGFRTRRRSCQTTEGRTNPSACVGSPVEYQDCNTQPCTVTATWACWSPWTQCSSSCGGGHYQRTRTCSNPSPTNGGNICLGLHTEEALCNTHGCEAYVGEWTEWGDCDEGVQHRRRRCGDEQNGEVGVCQDNVTQSRACRPHEVPVILPGLEDQTCGAFTLFQLIAVGAGSFFAAALLSALAYTYCHHLNQPTAESAVIHPTTPNHLNYNKRGNAAPKNEKYIPMEFKMLNKNNLHVNDETCNHFPTPLASTNMFTTTYYPPSLSKYDFHTDAPCRTYMHN; from the exons ATGGTGAGCAAAAAGGGCGAGCTGTACGCCGCCACGGTGATCGACTTCTCCGGACGTGACCCCGTCATCTACAGGAGCCTGGGGAACATGCCCCCCCTGCGCTCGGCCCAGTACAACTCCAAATGGCTGAACG AGCCCCACTTTGTGTCCGTGTACGAGATCGGACACTTCACCTACTTCTTCCTCCGGGAGACGGCCGTGGAGAACGACTGCGGGAAGATGGTGTTCTCTCGAGTGGCTCGGGTGTGTAAGAACGACATGGGGGGGCGCTTCCTCCTGGAGGACACGTGGACCACGTTCATGAAGGCGAGGCTCAACTGCTCCCGCTCGGGTGAAATCCCTTTTTACTACAGCGAGCTGCAGAGCACCTTCCACCTGCCCGAGCAGGACCTGATCTACGGCATCTTCACCACTAACGT GAACAGCATACCAgcttctgcagtctgtgccttcaaCCTGAGCGCCATCACTCAGGCCTTTAACGGAGCTTTTCGCTACCAGGAGAACCCACGCACCGCCTGGCTCTCCACACCAAACCCAATCCCAAATTTCCAG TGCGGGACGTTGGAGGAGGACGGCCCGGGGGGGAACCTTACAGAGCGCAGCCTCCAGGACGCCCAGCGGCTCTTCCTCATGAACGACGTGGTCCAGCCCGTCACCATCAACCCACTGCACACCCAGGACAACCTCCGCTTCTCCAAGCTGGTGGTGGACATCGTGCAGGGCCGGGACACCCTCTACCACGTCATGTACATTGGCACAG AATATGGAACCATCCTGAAGGCTCTTTCCACGACCAATAAAAGCCTTCATGGCTGCTACTTGGAGGAGCTCAGGATCCTGCCTGAAGGACAGCTCGGACCAATCAAGAGTCTCCAAATTCTGAACAGTGACCGGTCCTTGTTTGTGGGGCTGGAGGACCGGCTGGTGAAGATCCCATTAGAACGCTGCTCCAGCTATCCCAACCAATG GGACTGCCTGGAGGCTCGTGACCCCTACTGTGGCTGGGACCTCAAACTGAAGCGCTGCACCACCATCGAGGAGAGCACCAACATGAACCTGTGGATCCAGAACATCACCCAATGCCCA GTGAGGAACTTGACCCAGGACGGTGGTTTCAGTCCTTGGTCACCATGGCAACCCTGCAACCACAACGACGGCGCCATCAGCAGCTGCGTGTGCCGCTCTCGTTCGTGCGATGGACCAGTGGCCAGATGTGGAGGGGTCGAGTGCAAGGGTCCGACCATCCAGGTGGCAAACTGCTCCAG aaatGGCGGCTGGACACCCTGGTCCTCATGGGGCCAGTGCAGCAGTAGCTGCAGTATCGGATTTGAAGTGCGACAGCGCTCATGCAACAACCCGGCCCCTAGACACGGGGGTCGTGTGTGCGTTGGCCAGGGtcaggaggagag GCTGTGTAATGAGAAGAAGCCGTGTCCTGTGCCGGTTCTTTGGACAACGTGGAGCCCCTGGGCTCACTGCAGCGCTGAATGTGGAGGGGGCGTTCACTCCAGGACAAGGATCTGTGAGAATGGAAACAGCTGTCCTGGATGTGCCACG GAATTTAAGGCGTGTAACCTGGAAGCCTGCCCAGAAGTAAGACGCAACACCCCCTGGACGCCGTGGATGCCTGTAAACATCAGCCATGACGGTTCCAGGCAGGAGCAGAGGTTCAGATACACGTGCCGCGCCCTCCTGCCCGACCCCCAGCAGCTCCAGCTGGGGAAGAAGAAGCTGGAGAGCCGCTTCTGTCCCAACGATGGAAGTGACGCGTGTCAGACCGGCT TTGAAGACTTGGTGAAGTTGAGCGGCCGAACTCTGTCGCTGCCCCAGGGCGCCCGCTGGGGATCATGGGAAACGTGGTCCGGCTGCTCCCAGCCGTGCTCCAAAGGTTTCCGGACCCGGAGGCGGAGCTGCCAAACCACAGAAGGCCGGACCAACCCCAGCGCCTGTGTGGGATCTCCTGTGGAGTACCAGGACTGCAACACTCAGCCATGCACAG TGACTGCAACCTGGGCCTGTTGGTCGCCCTGGACCCAGTGCTCATCCAGCTGTGGGGGGGGACACTACCAGAGGACCAGGACCTGCAGCAACCCTTCTCCTACCAATGGAGGAAACATCTGCCTCGGACTGCACACAGAGGAGGCGCTCTGCAACACACACGGCTGTGAAG CGTATGTGGGAGAATGGACGGAGTGGGGGGATTGTGATGAAGGCGTGCAGCATCGCAGACGTCGCTGTGGTGACGAGCAGAATGGCGAGGTCGGCGTCTGCCAGGACAACGTCACCCAGTCCCGAGCATGCCGTCCCCACGAGGTTCCAG TCATTTTACCAGGACTGGAGGATCAAACCTGTGGAG CCTTCACCCTATTCCAGCTGATCGCTGTGGGCGCCGGAAGCTTCTTTGCTGCTGCGCTGCTCTCTGCGCTGGCCTACACCTACTGTCACCACCTGAACCAACCAAcagctgagtcagcagttatccACCCGACCACGCCCAACCACCTCAACTACAACAAGAGGGGCAACGCGGCGCCAAAGAACGAGAAGTACATCCCCATGGAGTTCAAG ATGCTGAACAAAAACAATCTTCACGTGAACGACGAGACGTGCAACCACTTTCCGACCCCGTTGGCCTCAACCAACATGTTTACGACCACCTACTACCCCCCAAGTCTGAGCAAGTACGATTTCCACACAGACGCTCCCTGCAGGACCTACATGCACAACTGA
- the LOC114478076 gene encoding semaphorin-5B-like isoform X1, translated as MRAGQGLLLVVCWSTCLSQQPPSKPAECSRKEHPVVTYRALRSWVSEFSHPGVKDFSQLAIDLSRKQLIVGARNFLFRLSLTNASLIQAEEWAPEEDTKRSCQSKGKSGDECQNYVRVLLVNGGTLLTCGTNAFTPVCISRQISNLSQVLDTVNGVARCPYDPRHNSTAMVSKKGELYAATVIDFSGRDPVIYRSLGNMPPLRSAQYNSKWLNEPHFVSVYEIGHFTYFFLRETAVENDCGKMVFSRVARVCKNDMGGRFLLEDTWTTFMKARLNCSRSGEIPFYYSELQSTFHLPEQDLIYGIFTTNVNSIPASAVCAFNLSAITQAFNGAFRYQENPRTAWLSTPNPIPNFQCGTLEEDGPGGNLTERSLQDAQRLFLMNDVVQPVTINPLHTQDNLRFSKLVVDIVQGRDTLYHVMYIGTEYGTILKALSTTNKSLHGCYLEELRILPEGQLGPIKSLQILNSDRSLFVGLEDRLVKIPLERCSSYPNQWDCLEARDPYCGWDLKLKRCTTIEESTNMNLWIQNITQCPVRNLTQDGGFSPWSPWQPCNHNDGAISSCVCRSRSCDGPVARCGGVECKGPTIQVANCSRNGGWTPWSSWGQCSSSCSIGFEVRQRSCNNPAPRHGGRVCVGQGQEERLCNEKKPCPVPVLWTTWSPWAHCSAECGGGVHSRTRICENGNSCPGCATEFKACNLEACPEVRRNTPWTPWMPVNISHDGSRQEQRFRYTCRALLPDPQQLQLGKKKLESRFCPNDGSDACQTGFEDLVKLSGRTLSLPQGARWGSWETWSGCSQPCSKGFRTRRRSCQTTEGRTNPSACVGSPVEYQDCNTQPCTVTATWACWSPWTQCSSSCGGGHYQRTRTCSNPSPTNGGNICLGLHTEEALCNTHGCEAYVGEWTEWGDCDEGVQHRRRRCGDEQNGEVGVCQDNVTQSRACRPHEVPVILPGLEDQTCGAFTLFQLIAVGAGSFFAAALLSALAYTYCHHLNQPTAESAVIHPTTPNHLNYNKRGNAAPKNEKYIPMEFKMLNKNNLHVNDETCNHFPTPLASTNMFTTTYYPPSLSKYDFHTDAPCRTYMHN; from the exons ATGAGGGCGGGGCAGGGCCTGCTGTTGGTCGTCTGTTGGTCTACGTGTCTGTCCCAGCAGCCTCCGAGCAAACCTGCAGAATGCAGCAGGAAGGAGCACCCGGTCGTCACCTATCGAG CCCTGAGGTCTTGGGTGTCTGAGTTCTCTCATCCTGGAGTGAAGGACTTCTCCCAGCTGGCTATAGACCTTAGCAGAAAGCAGCTCATAGTTGGAGCAAG AAACTTCCTGTTCAGGCTGAGCTTAACCAACGCCTCCCTCATACAG GCAGAGGAATGGGCGCCCGAAGAAGACACTAAACGCTCATGTCAGAGCAAAGGCAAATCGGGG GACGAATGTCAAAACTACGTGCGGGTTCTGTTGGTAAACGGCGGGACGCTCCTCACCTGTGGGACCAACGCGTTCACCCCAGTCTGCATCAGCAGGCAG ATCTCTAACCTCAGTCAGGTGTTGGACACGGTGAACGGCGTCGCCCGATGTCCCTACGACCCGCGCCACAACTCCACCGCCATGGTGAGCAAAAAGGGCGAGCTGTACGCCGCCACGGTGATCGACTTCTCCGGACGTGACCCCGTCATCTACAGGAGCCTGGGGAACATGCCCCCCCTGCGCTCGGCCCAGTACAACTCCAAATGGCTGAACG AGCCCCACTTTGTGTCCGTGTACGAGATCGGACACTTCACCTACTTCTTCCTCCGGGAGACGGCCGTGGAGAACGACTGCGGGAAGATGGTGTTCTCTCGAGTGGCTCGGGTGTGTAAGAACGACATGGGGGGGCGCTTCCTCCTGGAGGACACGTGGACCACGTTCATGAAGGCGAGGCTCAACTGCTCCCGCTCGGGTGAAATCCCTTTTTACTACAGCGAGCTGCAGAGCACCTTCCACCTGCCCGAGCAGGACCTGATCTACGGCATCTTCACCACTAACGT GAACAGCATACCAgcttctgcagtctgtgccttcaaCCTGAGCGCCATCACTCAGGCCTTTAACGGAGCTTTTCGCTACCAGGAGAACCCACGCACCGCCTGGCTCTCCACACCAAACCCAATCCCAAATTTCCAG TGCGGGACGTTGGAGGAGGACGGCCCGGGGGGGAACCTTACAGAGCGCAGCCTCCAGGACGCCCAGCGGCTCTTCCTCATGAACGACGTGGTCCAGCCCGTCACCATCAACCCACTGCACACCCAGGACAACCTCCGCTTCTCCAAGCTGGTGGTGGACATCGTGCAGGGCCGGGACACCCTCTACCACGTCATGTACATTGGCACAG AATATGGAACCATCCTGAAGGCTCTTTCCACGACCAATAAAAGCCTTCATGGCTGCTACTTGGAGGAGCTCAGGATCCTGCCTGAAGGACAGCTCGGACCAATCAAGAGTCTCCAAATTCTGAACAGTGACCGGTCCTTGTTTGTGGGGCTGGAGGACCGGCTGGTGAAGATCCCATTAGAACGCTGCTCCAGCTATCCCAACCAATG GGACTGCCTGGAGGCTCGTGACCCCTACTGTGGCTGGGACCTCAAACTGAAGCGCTGCACCACCATCGAGGAGAGCACCAACATGAACCTGTGGATCCAGAACATCACCCAATGCCCA GTGAGGAACTTGACCCAGGACGGTGGTTTCAGTCCTTGGTCACCATGGCAACCCTGCAACCACAACGACGGCGCCATCAGCAGCTGCGTGTGCCGCTCTCGTTCGTGCGATGGACCAGTGGCCAGATGTGGAGGGGTCGAGTGCAAGGGTCCGACCATCCAGGTGGCAAACTGCTCCAG aaatGGCGGCTGGACACCCTGGTCCTCATGGGGCCAGTGCAGCAGTAGCTGCAGTATCGGATTTGAAGTGCGACAGCGCTCATGCAACAACCCGGCCCCTAGACACGGGGGTCGTGTGTGCGTTGGCCAGGGtcaggaggagag GCTGTGTAATGAGAAGAAGCCGTGTCCTGTGCCGGTTCTTTGGACAACGTGGAGCCCCTGGGCTCACTGCAGCGCTGAATGTGGAGGGGGCGTTCACTCCAGGACAAGGATCTGTGAGAATGGAAACAGCTGTCCTGGATGTGCCACG GAATTTAAGGCGTGTAACCTGGAAGCCTGCCCAGAAGTAAGACGCAACACCCCCTGGACGCCGTGGATGCCTGTAAACATCAGCCATGACGGTTCCAGGCAGGAGCAGAGGTTCAGATACACGTGCCGCGCCCTCCTGCCCGACCCCCAGCAGCTCCAGCTGGGGAAGAAGAAGCTGGAGAGCCGCTTCTGTCCCAACGATGGAAGTGACGCGTGTCAGACCGGCT TTGAAGACTTGGTGAAGTTGAGCGGCCGAACTCTGTCGCTGCCCCAGGGCGCCCGCTGGGGATCATGGGAAACGTGGTCCGGCTGCTCCCAGCCGTGCTCCAAAGGTTTCCGGACCCGGAGGCGGAGCTGCCAAACCACAGAAGGCCGGACCAACCCCAGCGCCTGTGTGGGATCTCCTGTGGAGTACCAGGACTGCAACACTCAGCCATGCACAG TGACTGCAACCTGGGCCTGTTGGTCGCCCTGGACCCAGTGCTCATCCAGCTGTGGGGGGGGACACTACCAGAGGACCAGGACCTGCAGCAACCCTTCTCCTACCAATGGAGGAAACATCTGCCTCGGACTGCACACAGAGGAGGCGCTCTGCAACACACACGGCTGTGAAG CGTATGTGGGAGAATGGACGGAGTGGGGGGATTGTGATGAAGGCGTGCAGCATCGCAGACGTCGCTGTGGTGACGAGCAGAATGGCGAGGTCGGCGTCTGCCAGGACAACGTCACCCAGTCCCGAGCATGCCGTCCCCACGAGGTTCCAG TCATTTTACCAGGACTGGAGGATCAAACCTGTGGAG CCTTCACCCTATTCCAGCTGATCGCTGTGGGCGCCGGAAGCTTCTTTGCTGCTGCGCTGCTCTCTGCGCTGGCCTACACCTACTGTCACCACCTGAACCAACCAAcagctgagtcagcagttatccACCCGACCACGCCCAACCACCTCAACTACAACAAGAGGGGCAACGCGGCGCCAAAGAACGAGAAGTACATCCCCATGGAGTTCAAG ATGCTGAACAAAAACAATCTTCACGTGAACGACGAGACGTGCAACCACTTTCCGACCCCGTTGGCCTCAACCAACATGTTTACGACCACCTACTACCCCCCAAGTCTGAGCAAGTACGATTTCCACACAGACGCTCCCTGCAGGACCTACATGCACAACTGA